The Colletotrichum destructivum chromosome 8, complete sequence genome includes the window GATCACGAGCTAACTGCAGAAGACATCAACTCACTGCCCTTGCGATGATGAGCGAAAGGGAATGTGGACTTGTTGAGAAGCCCCAATTTCCATCGATCTGGGAGAGATCTACCCTCCTCGACGGTACCTCGACGTGAGTTTGTATCCTTGAATCTTCGAAAAGAATCTAACATAGCATCAATATGAAGCTATCGACATAAGATCACAGGAAGAACGGACAGCCATCCGTATGTCGCACGTGGCGGCATCCTCGCTGATGTAAGAAACACTTTCCCAACCCCTacgagaaaaaaaagataaTGACAACGTCATAGGAAATGGGTCTCGGGAAGACACTGAGCATTCTTTCGCTTATTTGCTGGTCAATCGATTCGATCAACAACGACAAGGCCAAAAAAGGAAACGAACAGTCGTCGTCAACACTCATTGTGACACCCAAGTCAAGTACGCTATCCGTCTTACACATCTGGGTTGTGTCAACACTAATGCCTGTTAGCAATTCCCGGATGGGAGGAACAGATTCGAAGGTAAGTTGCATGGCTAGTGTACACCCCCGACTCATCTGACTGGAGATCCTAGGCACATATTCCCAGACCAAATCCGAGTCGCCGTCTACCATGGCTCTGGCCGACAGATCGTGGGGTCGAACTTTCAAAACAACGACATCATCTTGACAACTTACGAAACACTGAGGGCTGAGTTTCATAGTCAAGGACCCCTCTACGTTGAAAAGTGGTTTCGTGTCGTACTCGATGAAGGTTAGTTGTTCATTTTGCATCTTAAATGAGACGAGGGACTAAAACTTTGACAAATGCAGCAAATCATATCGGAAATCGATCCACCATGAAGTTTAGAGCAGCCTGTGGCATTCAagcgcgacggcgttggtGTCTCACAGGAACTCCTATTTACAACTCCCTCGATAACTATGGTGCATTGTTGAGCTTCATTAGAGTTGCGCCTTTTGTCGACAAAACCCAATTCGATTTGTGGATATCAAATCCGATCAGAGACAAACGACGAAATATCTGGAGCAAGCTTCAATTGCTCGTACGATGCACGAGTTTGCGGCGAACGAAACAAACCACGGACCAGTCGTTGAATCTCTCAACTCGCAAGGAAAAGATCGAGCACATCGACTTGCACCAGTCCGAACGCGAACTATACGAGTTCTTCAGACAGCAGACCGCTACGATAGCTGCTGGTTTCTGGAGGCAAGGCTCCAACAATCAACCACCTGCAAACCAGGAAGACAAGAACATGCTATCACTGATCAACCTTCTTCGACTTGCATGCAATCACGAAGATCTGCTACCTCCCTCTGCGATAAACGCGTGGAGAGCGAAGAAAAGCGATGCTGTCGATTGGCAATTGATGGAATCATCCACAGAGACTTGTGTAATCTGCCAGGCAGGTCTTGAAGAAGCCCTAGAACAATCCTCCGAGTCTACGTTGCAATGCGGTCACTCGTTTTGCGCAATGTGTGCTCTACAGAGAGATGACAGTGATACAGCGGACATGAGCGACTTGTGTCCTAGATGTTCTGCGGGAGCAACAATGGGAACCGATGCCATTACCCCTTGTTCTGCAGGGGCTCACAATCCATCTTCAACCAAGATAGAGGCCTTGGTAAGAAATCTTCGTCTGGAACAGGCGGTAAACCGGCAGGGGATTGAAATTCCTCCCGTCAAAAGGTGCGATctgtctttttcttcctctttaGCACCATCATTTAGACTGATAAACTGGATACAGTGTCGTTTTTAGCTACTGGACGAAGATGCTTGACCTGACACAGATGGCTTTGCATTCTAATGGCTTCTCTTTCGAAAGAATTGACGGCCAGATGTCTTTACGAAGTAGAAGCGCCGCAATTCACCGTTTTGCCGAAGATATGAGCTGCACTGTGCTGCTTGCAACCATTGGTAGTGCTGCTGAAGGGTAAGCCATTTCAGTTGACTCACCAGCATACGGTCTTACTAAAACCAAGAAAACCAGCATTGACCTGACGGCGGCAAGTTTTGTACATATTATGGAGCCCCACTGGAATCCCATGGTAGAAGCGCAAGCCATTGCTCGAGTGCATAGAATCGGACAAATACGCCCCGTCATAGCTACCAGATACGTGACTCGCAATTCCATCGAGGAGGTGAGTTTCTATGCAACTGTTGGAAAGTCTCACCAGGAAGGAAATTGCTGTAGATCTACTTACTGAGTCGAACCAGTACGTCCGATGGATTCAGGAAGACAAACTTAGTCTTATATCACGGTCTCTGAACTCAGACGACGTTTGGCAAAAAGACGTGGACGACGAAAGATGGAAGGTAATATCCACCATTCACAAACGTGACCAAATATCGGAACTAAATTTTTTTTTATTTAGAAACTTAGCCATTTTATTGGAAAGTGTGATGGTTCAAGTGATTTAGATTAAGTCAACGTATGGTGGTATTGTGCATTCATGTTCTCTTCATCGCTCTTGAACATTCCCCCTAGGTAAATGTAAAGTAAAGATACACATCGATCAATATTTTACTGTCACACAGACTATGAGGTCCTCGTTGATACCGGGTCTCATGTATTGGCAAGTACCAGTTCTAGCTACAGCTGTAGATCAACTCTCAATTGCCTCGCGGTTGGCCTTTGTGTTCTCGACTAGTTCATCCCAAGATAAGCCTAACCACCTTGGAATCTGCGTTATTCCTTTTTCATCTTCAATTCTGCGGTGCTTGGAAGAGGTTTTGGGATCGGCCCCgcgatggaggaggagctccaTAAGCCTAGCTGCCTCTTCTGAGCTCTTTCTTGCTGCGTAGTGTAGCGGTGTGGGAGAGTTTCTGACTCGTTTGTAGTCAATTTCAGCCCCGGCGTCCAGGAGTGTCCGTGCCAGGTCAATTGAGCAAGTTGTGCTTGCAACATTGACTAAAGCAGCTCCTAAATCCCTGTGATTGAGCGGTTCCAATGCCCTCGTTTCCTTCCAAAGCAACAAGAGCAtgcgctctctctctgttttGTTTTCAGTTGCCGCAACGGTCTGTTGTGCTAGTTGAACCACAAAACTCATTGCTACCGAATTCTTAAGGACGGCTGTAGCCAAAAAACAAAAGGCTGCCTTCCAGATTTCGTACATTTCCTTCGATTCAAAAGCCAAGACCGCGACGAGGAGTTTTCCCCACTGAGACCAACGGTTCGTATGGTTTTGCCGTATTCTAGCAACCAACCATCTCGAGGAATTGAAATTTCCCGCTTCTATAGCCGCGACACACGCTTCGTTGTGTGAGTCTGCGTGCAAGGAAACCTCAGTACCTTTCCACGCATTGGGCCAAATCAAATCGAGCATTGACGATGATCCAGATACAGCTGCCTGGATAGCCAGCTCAGCTTTCACTGACTCTGGAAGATTCTCAAACCGGGGTAAAAGCGCTCTCACAGCCTCCACATTGTCAGTCCCTACTAGATCAAACAATAGAGGCTGAATTTCATCTTCGTCTGGATCGCCAAGCGCACCTGCTTTTGCGTGCCCTTCTGGTCGGTGGTCGCTCTGTAGATGGTAATCTCTCCATTTGCGCGTAAGAAACCCAGTGTCCGAGTACTCGCAACCAGGGACATCGCATTTCCACGGTTGCTCATGATGCTTCTCGTGAGAATTTCGCTCGGACCTCGTTTTGAAGCCATGACGACGTGACTGGCAACGTAGGAAGCCGCACTTGAAAACTCTAGGGCCGTAGTGTTGCTGGATGGTTGTACATGCACAGCCGTGCTCGTGGTGCGCTTTTGGGCAGAGAAGATGATCTAGTTGAGCATAGATGCCGATTGATGTGCGAGAATTTGTCAATGGATCCAAGTGAATCCAACGTGCCTCTATTTAGTTAGTAGGCGTAAGCATTGAGGTACTAGACTTTTCCATACCTTGGCCGAGATGGTAGTCAGCATTGGCAGTTGTTTTCTGGAACCCAGACACATGGTTCAACATTTGCTGCAAAGGAGCAAGCTTCGGACCAAAGATATCGAACTCCGGTTCTATGTCCTGACTTTCGGCGTTGGCCTGATGTCCCGCATCATATCGTTCGTCATAGAGACTCTCTAAGCCGTTCACCAGGTCGTCTGGCAACTTGTCTGTCTTGTTCAAGATAAGAAACTGTTTGAGCAATTCGAACCAAAATAAAGCGGCAAAATCGTGGAGTCTGTAGGCTCCCGAAAGAAGGTTTTCGCCGATTTCTTCTACTGACAGCTCCTGATTGTGATGCGCTTGACAAAGATACGTTATGCAGCAGGTGGTCAAACTTAGCGTCGCATCGAGGAGCGTGATGTGGTCGAGTGTTTCGTTGTGGAGAATATACCTATAGATGATTAGCCCTTGACTTTTAGCTTTGAAAGGTTAAGGGGAAACCTACTCCTTGGCTGTGAAGTGAACGAACTGCACGTGATCGTCAACCACCTCCACCATGGGCCCACAGACTCGAACGACATCGAGGACAGAGACCACTTTGGCCTCTCCTTCGGTATCTTCCGAGTTGACAATCAAGGCATGTTCAATCTCCTGCCTGGTAAGAGGCGATGGAGCGCAACATACCCACCCTAATATTCTTCGAGCTTTGCTCTTCAACATGACGTTTATTGATTGGTTGACCCTGTCAAAGATCCTTCCGTATCTGAGATAGTGTCAGAAGAGAACAGCCTTCTTGTTGAATGTTATGCATACGCATCGTTCAGTGTCGCTGGAGGGAATTTGAGCAAACTACGAAGCTCTTCCAAAGTGTCGATTTCCCATATAATCGCAAAGACTACCCGTGCATAAAGGAACATCCCTAAGACGTCAGCGCCAAACAAAAGAATTGGCAAGGGGCCGATGACATACCGTTTGCAGTGTGTGCGAGTTTTGCCAGTGAGCCTTCGATGCCTTTTTGGAATTCGGGATCGAATGCCTTTGCTTGAAACCACTCAGCCATGCGGTTGTTGACGTATGCCTGAACGCTTCCGGAGTTTCTCTTATTGACCTCAATGTCGAAAGTATGATCTTTGAGAATGGCTATTATATCGGATTCCGGACGGCTGCTAAGAAGAATCCGACAATTCTCGCAACTCTTGAGAATCTGTAGTAGTTGCTTTAGCAATATAATGCGTTCCACCTCTTCAATCTCGTCGATCCCGTCAACAACAATGAATGTAAACATGGTACATCTGAGTAGTGATTTGAGAAGTCCTACTGCAACCTCAAGGCTGCTCCTTAAGTTTTGCCTGCTGGATTGACAAAGCGCTGTTCGTAGAGTTCCAGAGTCATCGGTGAGCTGGAAGATCAGAGAGTGGATGACCGAAAGAGCGGTTGTGTGGGATTCCTTATAGCTAAGGAAAGCAAACAGTGTTGCATTTTGTCCCAAGGCTTTCGAATTGAGTGACTTGGCGTGGTTGATAATCGTAGCGGTAAGAAATGTCTTTCCTGAATGCGTCTTGTGTCAGAACATTAGATTCTAAATCGGAAGTGGCCTTACCGGATCCCGGAATCCCTTTGAGCCATAAGATCTTCGATACAGAGGCCGCAGAGTTTGTCCACTCCTGGAAAGGTTTGTCCCGGAACAGCCACCTTCCTGTCCCTGGGCAAATGCTCTCTGATAACCGATACAGATCTTCGTCGTAGCTTCTAGGCGAAACATGCACTCGGATACTGCTGTATTCCTGTTGCGTGAAAACCCTCTCTGTCAACTGGAAATGCTCCAGATCCCGGCGCCTGGAATTATGTGCCTCTCGGATTTCTTCTAGCCGAACTTCGTTTCGCATGAGAAGCGCGTGTCGTTTGATGAGATCGCCCACCAGTTTGATCTTCTCGTGGCGACTTGGCCAGAACATTTCGAAAACAAACTTTAACCCTGTCGAGTTCCGTTAGTCCTTGGTCTCTAACATTTTTCAGTGAAAGTATAGGGAGCGCAGTGACATACGTGATGAACTGAAAAACTGCACTGTGATCAGGTAGAAATCGAGAATGTCCTTGAAGAAAAGCACCAGGACTTCTTTGACCCGATCGCTGTCTTCAAAG containing:
- a CDS encoding Putative helicase, Zinc finger, RING-type, Zinc finger, RING/FYVE/PHD-type, with protein sequence MRPIEASKRGVSTAYQFTGLGHTISTLGGSPPTPLSHPHLDLLGRSSSHPLLHELNPMRVKANITAPVSAEKRQLCASYDDNVAQNRKKARFSPQPAQPDGSALPPPTTWLSTVMDVPDTSHASSCLEYQNSGPSIDEASNQHASWQANDVSIGITDDWSFGQTNPGSFGILLGQFGHEDDIKVDLDSNEGVDWAGHDISSAMDSTPTMVFTPAMELVFQSNEPKLPSVQPTLGSTATPDPVHNFPAHSGNATKANTAEQIQHHGLDAHSETCFGVVHTSVTTSFTRKQDTTPVPVRLTPSESLLKLYFKDSDKYAGIVTEPALNKILMEFDTKLDATLSPPVAQQAPPTTASRKKDKPEYRSNSHSSLRIIVYGTMKDCSEIGKLLSDVGLYLQHPSANECDMNAEYFNPHYLVRPGSCMPRLDELEISPSDATTASAGGLDETSKSRLMRIFDCADDDGITPKAEPSPRLRSSLKRHQLTALAMMSERECGLVEKPQFPSIWERSTLLDGTSTYRHKITGRTDSHPYVARGGILADEMGLGKTLSILSLICWSIDSINNDKAKKGNEQSSSTLIVTPKSTIPGWEEQIRRHIFPDQIRVAVYHGSGRQIVGSNFQNNDIILTTYETLRAEFHSQGPLYVEKWFRVVLDEANHIGNRSTMKFRAACGIQARRRWCLTGTPIYNSLDNYGALLSFIRVAPFVDKTQFDLWISNPIRDKRRNIWSKLQLLVRCTSLRRTKQTTDQSLNLSTRKEKIEHIDLHQSERELYEFFRQQTATIAAGFWRQGSNNQPPANQEDKNMLSLINLLRLACNHEDLLPPSAINAWRAKKSDAVDWQLMESSTETCVICQAGLEEALEQSSESTLQCGHSFCAMCALQRDDSDTADMSDLCPRCSAGATMGTDAITPCSAGAHNPSSTKIEALVRNLRLEQAVNRQGIEIPPVKSVVFSYWTKMLDLTQMALHSNGFSFERIDGQMSLRSRSAAIHRFAEDMSCTVLLATIGSAAEGIDLTAASFVHIMEPHWNPMVEAQAIARVHRIGQIRPVIATRYVTRNSIEEYVRWIQEDKLSLISRSLNSDDVWQKDVDDERWKVISTIHKRDQISELNFFLFRNLAILLESVMVQVI
- a CDS encoding Putative NACHT nucleoside triphosphatase, P-loop containing nucleoside triphosphate hydrolase, with protein sequence MGDTNDPAQQAFKSAIHEFKSNLKNEELYRQILETTSIDQVYDATDSLQREQAKKGHLRNLSKIDVYLSRLREYAGVVEVFVQVQPDILALIWGPIKLILQWANVLKQSFDAIVNTLEEIGILLPEFTELSRIFEDSDRVKEVLVLFFKDILDFYLITVQFFSSSRLKFVFEMFWPSRHEKIKLVGDLIKRHALLMRNEVRLEEIREAHNSRRRDLEHFQLTERVFTQQEYSSIRVHVSPRSYDEDLYRLSESICPGTGRWLFRDKPFQEWTNSAASVSKILWLKGIPGSGKTFLTATIINHAKSLNSKALGQNATLFAFLSYKESHTTALSVIHSLIFQLTDDSGTLRTALCQSSRQNLRSSLEVAVGLLKSLLRCTMFTFIVVDGIDEIEEVERIILLKQLLQILKSCENCRILLSSRPESDIIAILKDHTFDIEVNKRNSGSVQAYVNNRMAEWFQAKAFDPEFQKGIEGSLAKLAHTANGMFLYARVVFAIIWEIDTLEELRSLLKFPPATLNDAYGRIFDRVNQSINVMLKSKARRILGWVCCAPSPLTRQEIEHALIVNSEDTEGEAKVVSVLDVVRVCGPMVEVVDDHVQFVHFTAKEYILHNETLDHITLLDATLSLTTCCITYLCQAHHNQELSVEEIGENLLSGAYRLHDFAALFWFELLKQFLILNKTDKLPDDLVNGLESLYDERYDAGHQANAESQDIEPEFDIFGPKLAPLQQMLNHVSGFQKTTANADYHLGQEARWIHLDPLTNSRTSIGIYAQLDHLLCPKAHHEHGCACTTIQQHYGPRVFKCGFLRCQSRRHGFKTRSERNSHEKHHEQPWKCDVPGCEYSDTGFLTRKWRDYHLQSDHRPEGHAKAGALGDPDEDEIQPLLFDLVGTDNVEAVRALLPRFENLPESVKAELAIQAAVSGSSSMLDLIWPNAWKGTEVSLHADSHNEACVAAIEAGNFNSSRWLVARIRQNHTNRWSQWGKLLVAVLAFESKEMYEIWKAAFCFLATAVLKNSVAMSFVVQLAQQTVAATENKTERERMLLLLWKETRALEPLNHRDLGAALVNVASTTCSIDLARTLLDAGAEIDYKRVRNSPTPLHYAARKSSEEAARLMELLLHRGADPKTSSKHRRIEDEKGITQIPRWLGLSWDELVENTKANREAIES